In one window of Caenimonas aquaedulcis DNA:
- a CDS encoding DUF6328 family protein, giving the protein MSEDVPLKDALGFALDEARMILPGVQALFGFQLIAVFNQRFEEVLDAPGRALFLAALVSIAVSCALLMAPAAYHRQVERGRVSRHLLELASRFIAWALYALMVAIAFDVYLVAQVVTGSPSVALALAALCLALCLGLWYVLPWARARALSRG; this is encoded by the coding sequence ATGAGCGAAGACGTTCCGTTGAAGGATGCCCTGGGCTTTGCACTCGACGAGGCCCGGATGATCCTCCCGGGCGTCCAGGCGCTCTTCGGCTTCCAGCTCATCGCCGTTTTCAACCAGCGCTTCGAGGAAGTGCTGGACGCGCCGGGCCGCGCGCTCTTTCTCGCCGCGCTCGTGTCGATCGCCGTGTCGTGCGCGCTGCTCATGGCGCCCGCCGCCTATCACCGGCAGGTCGAACGCGGGCGCGTGTCGCGCCACCTGCTCGAACTCGCCTCGCGCTTCATCGCCTGGGCCCTGTACGCGTTGATGGTGGCGATCGCCTTCGACGTCTACCTCGTGGCGCAGGTCGTCACCGGCTCGCCGTCGGTCGCGCTCGCGCTGGCCGCTCTGTGCCTCGCGCTGTGCCTGGGCCTCTGGTATGTGCTGCCCTGGGCCAGGGCGCGTGCGCTCTCGCGCGGCTGA
- a CDS encoding M48 metallopeptidase family protein — MPAAHPLPYLHGYPPELLEQVRELIDSGRLLQTVTRRHPEMHDIRTERALYDYVNEIKSSRMRSAPPIAKVAYDPKLHILKNALGTHCTVSRVQGSRLKSKREIRIATLFREAPADFLRMIVVHELAHLKERDHDKAFYALCAHMEPDYHQLEFDLRLWLTAQELAPAEPA; from the coding sequence ATGCCGGCAGCCCATCCCCTCCCCTACCTGCACGGCTACCCGCCCGAACTCCTGGAACAGGTGCGCGAGCTCATCGATTCGGGCCGCCTGCTGCAGACCGTGACGCGCCGCCACCCCGAAATGCACGACATCCGCACGGAGCGCGCGCTCTACGACTACGTGAACGAGATCAAGTCCAGCCGCATGAGGAGCGCGCCGCCCATCGCCAAGGTCGCCTACGACCCGAAGCTGCACATCCTGAAGAACGCGCTCGGCACGCACTGCACGGTGTCGCGCGTGCAGGGCAGCCGCCTGAAGTCCAAGCGCGAAATCCGCATCGCCACCTTGTTCAGGGAGGCGCCTGCGGATTTCCTGCGGATGATCGTCGTGCACGAGCTTGCGCACCTGAAGGAGCGCGACCACGACAAGGCCTTCTACGCGCTGTGCGCCCACATGGAGCCGGACTACCACCAGCTCGAATTCGACCTGCGCCTGTGGCTCACGGCGCAGGAGCTCGCGCCCGCGGAGCCTGCCTGA
- a CDS encoding DUF1428 domain-containing protein: MNYIDGFVVAVATANKESYRRHAETAARVFMENGALQVVECWGDEVPEGKLTSFPMAVQRKPDETVVFSWITWPSKAVHEAGMNKAMEDPRLKNMDMPFDGKRMIYGGFQVIVDTGAKA; encoded by the coding sequence ATGAATTACATCGATGGATTCGTCGTCGCCGTCGCGACGGCCAACAAGGAAAGCTACCGGCGGCACGCCGAGACCGCCGCCAGGGTGTTCATGGAAAACGGCGCATTGCAGGTCGTCGAATGCTGGGGCGACGAGGTGCCCGAGGGCAAGCTCACGTCCTTCCCGATGGCGGTGCAGCGCAAGCCGGACGAGACCGTGGTGTTCTCGTGGATCACATGGCCGTCGAAGGCGGTGCACGAAGCCGGGATGAACAAGGCCATGGAAGACCCGCGCCTGAAGAACATGGACATGCCGTTCGACGGCAAGCGCATGATCTACGGCGGCTTCCAGGTGATCGTCGATACAGGAGCGAAAGCATGA
- a CDS encoding VOC family protein has translation MTKKIFISLPVSDLAASTAFYRALGFGQNAHFSDDTSAAMEWSEAIHVMLLTHEKWRTFTQRPFPAAGTAGHMLSLSMDSREAVDAINRAAAAHGGKADANPPEDHGFMYSRDIADPDGNLWATFWMDPAGVSRPG, from the coding sequence ATGACCAAGAAGATCTTCATCAGCCTGCCGGTCTCCGACCTGGCGGCCTCGACCGCGTTCTACCGGGCCCTCGGCTTCGGACAGAACGCGCACTTCAGCGACGACACCTCCGCCGCCATGGAATGGAGCGAGGCGATCCACGTCATGCTGCTCACGCACGAGAAGTGGCGCACGTTCACCCAGCGGCCGTTCCCGGCGGCGGGCACAGCCGGGCACATGCTCTCCCTGTCGATGGACAGCCGGGAAGCGGTCGATGCGATCAATCGCGCGGCTGCTGCGCACGGCGGCAAGGCGGACGCGAACCCGCCGGAGGACCACGGCTTCATGTACTCGCGCGACATCGCCGATCCGGACGGGAACCTGTGGGCCACGTTCTGGATGGACCCGGCGGGGGTCAGTCGACCCGGGTGA
- a CDS encoding glutathione-independent formaldehyde dehydrogenase produces the protein MRALVYNGPRQVVVKNMPDAKIERATDVLVRITSTNICGSDLHMYEGRTSMQPGRILGHENLGEVIEIGGAVDRVKVGDRVCLPFNIGCGFCENCEKGLSGFCLTCNPGNAGAAYGFADMGPYAGGQAELLRVPYGDYNCLVLPRGAEEKENDYVMLADIFPTGYHATELAQVQPGDNVVIYGAGPVGLMAAYSSMIRGAALVMVVDTHKDRLALAEKIGAVAIDDTEGGGIERVMELTGGKGADKGCECVGYQCCNMHREEVPNLTMNNLVATVKATGRIGVVGVFVPEDPNADNKLEKRGQMAFDFGQFWFKGQKIGTGQANVKAYNRFLSRLIEKDKVKPSWIVSHELPLEQAPEAYQKFDERRKGWTKVVLKPGK, from the coding sequence ATGAGAGCCCTCGTCTACAACGGCCCGCGCCAGGTGGTCGTCAAGAACATGCCGGACGCGAAGATCGAGCGCGCCACGGACGTGCTGGTGCGCATCACCAGCACCAACATCTGCGGCTCCGACCTGCACATGTACGAAGGGCGCACGTCGATGCAGCCGGGCCGCATCCTCGGCCACGAGAACCTGGGCGAGGTGATCGAGATCGGCGGCGCGGTGGACCGCGTGAAGGTGGGCGACCGCGTGTGCCTGCCCTTCAACATCGGCTGCGGCTTCTGCGAGAACTGCGAGAAGGGCCTGAGCGGCTTCTGCCTCACCTGCAATCCCGGCAACGCGGGCGCCGCGTACGGCTTCGCGGACATGGGCCCGTATGCGGGCGGGCAGGCGGAACTGCTGCGGGTGCCCTATGGCGACTACAACTGCCTGGTCCTGCCGCGCGGGGCGGAGGAAAAGGAAAACGACTACGTCATGCTGGCGGACATCTTCCCCACGGGCTACCACGCGACCGAGCTCGCGCAGGTGCAGCCCGGCGACAACGTGGTGATCTACGGCGCCGGACCGGTGGGCCTGATGGCCGCGTATTCGTCAATGATCCGCGGCGCGGCGCTGGTGATGGTGGTCGATACGCACAAGGACCGGCTGGCGCTGGCGGAGAAGATCGGCGCGGTCGCCATCGACGACACCGAAGGCGGCGGCATCGAGCGCGTGATGGAGCTCACCGGCGGCAAGGGCGCGGACAAGGGCTGTGAGTGCGTGGGCTACCAGTGCTGCAACATGCATCGCGAGGAGGTGCCCAACCTCACCATGAACAACCTCGTCGCGACCGTGAAGGCCACCGGCCGCATCGGCGTGGTGGGCGTCTTCGTGCCCGAGGACCCGAACGCGGACAACAAGCTGGAAAAGCGCGGGCAGATGGCCTTCGACTTCGGGCAGTTCTGGTTCAAGGGCCAGAAGATCGGCACGGGCCAGGCGAACGTGAAGGCCTACAACCGCTTCCTCAGCCGCCTCATCGAGAAGGACAAGGTCAAGCCTTCCTGGATCGTCTCGCACGAGCTGCCGCTCGAGCAGGCGCCCGAGGCCTACCAGAAATTCGACGAACGGCGCAAGGGATGGACCAAGGTGGTACTCAAGCCGGGCAAATGA
- a CDS encoding VOC family protein, which yields MTPKNTICLWYDRDAEEAANFYARTFPDSKVRAVHRAPGDYPSGKKGDVLTVEFTVAGIPCLGLNGGPAFKHSEAFSFQVATDDQAETDRLWNAIIGNGGEASQCGWCKDKWGLSWQITPRALTDAITDPDPAAAKRAFEAMMEMGKIDIAKIEKARKG from the coding sequence ATGACCCCCAAGAACACCATCTGCCTCTGGTACGACCGCGACGCCGAAGAGGCCGCGAATTTCTATGCCAGGACTTTCCCCGACAGCAAAGTCCGCGCCGTCCACCGCGCGCCGGGCGACTATCCCTCCGGCAAGAAAGGCGACGTGCTGACGGTCGAATTCACGGTTGCCGGCATTCCTTGCCTGGGACTCAACGGCGGTCCGGCGTTCAAGCACAGCGAGGCGTTCTCGTTCCAGGTCGCGACCGACGATCAAGCGGAGACCGACCGCCTGTGGAACGCCATCATCGGCAACGGCGGCGAGGCCAGCCAATGCGGCTGGTGCAAGGACAAATGGGGACTGTCGTGGCAGATCACGCCGCGCGCGCTGACCGACGCCATCACCGATCCGGACCCTGCGGCTGCGAAGCGCGCCTTCGAAGCGATGATGGAGATGGGCAAGATCGACATCGCGAAGATCGAGAAGGCGCGCAAGGGCTGA
- a CDS encoding PAS domain-containing hybrid sensor histidine kinase/response regulator has translation MQTHISPTAAVRTEQRFQTLFEQAPFSVQLLSVDGRTLKVNQAWKDLWGAQDGDPLLQFVLAEYNMLEDPQLEAKGVAAPLRRAFAGEAVRLPAILYDPVALGKPGLARWVEATARPIKAPDGSVLEVMLIHEDVTDRLMAERELRASEAQFRTIADAMPQMVWSTLPDGYHDYYNRQWYEFTGMPDGSTDGEAWNGMFHPEDQPRAWALWRHSLESLEPYEIEYRLRHRSGEYRWVLGRALPVRNEEGHVVRWMGTCTDIHEKKQVRDELLAANRRKDDFLAMLAHELRNPLAPISTAAHFLKTAPNDPDKVLRSAEIVERQVRHMTMLVDDLLDVSRVTRGLVELEKAPVAIKAVVIHAIEQVRPLMEARGHRLTTRMPAGEVHVLGDATRLVQVMSNLLTNAAKYTPANGAVSVSMEIGEQVEVRVADRGIGIEPQLLPHVFELFTQGERSPDRSQGGLGLGLALVKSLVELQGGRVTADSAGRGQGSTFTVTLPILADKPEPAAPATAGQGIMNATRPLRVMVVDDNTDAAETLGMLLESLGHHATVIHDPAKALEAAAHAAFDAFVLDIGLPGMDGYALATRLRAHERCGAATFIALTGYGTEDDRRRGSEAGFDHYLVKPADLGELARLLQRP, from the coding sequence GTGCAAACACACATTTCGCCAACCGCGGCCGTGCGGACGGAGCAGCGCTTCCAGACCCTGTTCGAGCAAGCCCCCTTCAGCGTGCAACTGCTGTCCGTGGACGGCCGCACGCTGAAGGTCAACCAGGCGTGGAAGGACCTCTGGGGTGCGCAGGACGGCGACCCGCTGCTGCAGTTCGTGCTGGCGGAATACAACATGCTCGAGGACCCGCAGCTCGAAGCCAAGGGCGTGGCCGCGCCCTTGCGCCGTGCCTTCGCGGGCGAGGCCGTCCGGCTTCCCGCGATCCTGTATGACCCGGTCGCACTGGGCAAGCCCGGCCTTGCGCGCTGGGTCGAAGCGACGGCGCGGCCGATCAAGGCGCCGGACGGCAGCGTGCTCGAAGTCATGTTGATCCACGAGGATGTGACGGACCGCCTTATGGCCGAGCGCGAGCTGCGTGCGAGCGAAGCGCAGTTCAGGACGATCGCGGATGCGATGCCGCAGATGGTGTGGTCCACGCTGCCCGACGGGTACCACGACTACTACAACCGGCAGTGGTACGAATTCACCGGCATGCCGGACGGGTCCACGGACGGTGAAGCGTGGAACGGCATGTTCCATCCCGAAGACCAGCCGCGGGCCTGGGCGTTGTGGCGGCACAGCCTGGAGTCCCTGGAGCCGTACGAGATCGAGTACCGGCTGCGCCATCGCTCGGGGGAGTACCGGTGGGTGCTGGGGCGGGCGCTGCCCGTGCGCAACGAAGAGGGCCATGTGGTGCGGTGGATGGGGACCTGCACGGACATCCACGAGAAAAAGCAGGTGCGGGACGAATTGCTGGCCGCCAACCGGCGCAAGGACGATTTCCTCGCGATGCTCGCGCATGAATTGCGCAACCCGCTCGCGCCGATCAGCACGGCGGCGCACTTCCTCAAGACGGCGCCGAACGACCCGGACAAGGTGCTGCGATCCGCCGAGATCGTCGAGCGGCAGGTGCGCCACATGACGATGCTGGTCGACGACCTGCTGGACGTGTCGCGCGTGACGCGTGGCCTGGTGGAGCTCGAGAAGGCGCCCGTCGCGATCAAGGCCGTGGTCATCCACGCGATCGAGCAAGTCCGGCCCTTGATGGAGGCGCGCGGGCACCGGCTCACGACGCGGATGCCGGCCGGCGAGGTGCACGTCCTGGGCGATGCGACCCGGCTCGTGCAGGTGATGTCGAACCTGCTCACGAACGCCGCGAAGTACACGCCCGCCAACGGCGCGGTGTCGGTCTCGATGGAGATCGGCGAGCAGGTGGAGGTGCGCGTGGCCGACAGGGGGATCGGGATCGAGCCGCAGCTGCTGCCCCACGTGTTCGAGCTGTTCACGCAGGGCGAGCGCTCGCCGGATCGCTCGCAGGGCGGCCTCGGCCTGGGCCTTGCGCTGGTGAAGAGCCTGGTGGAACTGCAGGGCGGCCGGGTGACGGCCGACAGTGCGGGGCGCGGGCAGGGCAGCACCTTCACCGTCACGCTCCCCATCCTCGCCGACAAACCGGAGCCCGCCGCGCCGGCGACGGCGGGCCAGGGCATCATGAACGCCACGCGGCCGCTGCGCGTGATGGTCGTCGACGACAACACCGACGCCGCCGAAACCCTGGGCATGCTGCTGGAGAGCCTGGGCCATCACGCCACGGTGATCCACGACCCTGCGAAAGCGCTGGAAGCCGCCGCGCATGCGGCCTTCGATGCCTTCGTCCTGGACATCGGCTTGCCCGGCATGGACGGCTACGCGCTCGCCACCCGGCTGCGTGCCCATGAACGATGCGGCGCCGCGACCTTCATCGCGCTGACCGGCTACGGCACGGAGGACGACCGGCGCCGTGGCAGCGAGGCGGGCTTCGACCACTACCTGGTGAAGCCGGCCGACCTGGGGGAGCTCGCGAGGCTGCTGCAGCGGCCTTGA
- a CDS encoding hemerythrin domain-containing protein: protein MKQQPAYEDAIDLLDADHKLVKKLFIDFGALVEDDAPPQFKQLVAAKICRELTIHAQVEEEIFYPAVREAIGDEALMDEAEAEHAQAKELIAKIEGMEADDEGFDDAVKSLGEMIDEHVHEEREQIFLKAKYADLDLRGMVPDLVARKKALQPGKPAPSRAKKTTRASAKKEHA from the coding sequence ATGAAACAACAGCCCGCCTACGAAGACGCGATCGACCTCCTGGACGCCGACCACAAGCTCGTCAAGAAACTGTTCATCGACTTCGGCGCGCTGGTCGAGGACGACGCGCCGCCCCAGTTCAAGCAGCTGGTCGCCGCGAAAATCTGCCGCGAGCTCACGATCCACGCGCAGGTCGAGGAAGAGATCTTCTATCCCGCCGTGCGCGAAGCGATCGGCGACGAAGCCCTGATGGACGAAGCCGAAGCCGAGCACGCGCAGGCCAAGGAGCTGATCGCGAAGATCGAAGGCATGGAAGCGGACGACGAGGGCTTCGACGACGCCGTCAAGTCGCTCGGCGAGATGATCGACGAACACGTGCACGAGGAGCGCGAGCAGATTTTCCTCAAGGCGAAATACGCGGACCTCGACCTGCGCGGCATGGTGCCCGACCTGGTGGCGCGCAAGAAGGCCTTGCAGCCGGGCAAGCCCGCGCCCTCCAGGGCGAAGAAAACGACCCGTGCTTCCGCGAAGAAGGAGCACGCATGA
- a CDS encoding TonB-dependent receptor plug domain-containing protein, with the protein MRHRTKVLRATVIMLAHAAVLQAHAAPGDLALAQQLADLSLEELGNLEVTSVSGRAENLQRAAASIFVITAQDIRRSGATSLPGALRLAPNLQVAQTSAGQWAISARGFQDLIANKLLVLIDGRTIYSALFAGVFWDANDVVLEDVERIEVISGPGGTIWGANAVNGVINVVTRRSTDTQGTLLSVTRSGQGGREVARWGTALGESGHLRIYGLAVDRGNTRLPSGIALADASSRNQVGFRGDWGWGPSTLTVQGDAYRGGDTPANSLAPLIHGGNLQARWRSTFADGSAYTVQAIHDVANRDDVDLFINRVATTDLQFSHEAKVPVGQLLWGAGYRSARDTSAPTALVLFNPVERKLAWTNVFAQYQWPLARQLQLTAGLKLERNSYTGVEQLPSLRLAWEHSETATTWAAASRAVRAPARIDRDFYFPGAAPFVIAGGPNFQSEVANVYELGHRAQPSKNLQWSGTLFRDEYKGLRSGLPGQPLPNTVENLVQGHIHGLEAWGAWQATPTWRLAGGFLAMQKRLHYCCGISPATTDFPGLGVDASTQWSLRSSHDFGHQVELDLMVRRVGALSGTVPSYISLDAQLARQVSPQLRVALIARNLFNPRHVEYLSTGSGGAPDSQFGRRWMLQARWDL; encoded by the coding sequence ATGAGGCATCGAACCAAGGTACTGCGCGCCACAGTCATCATGCTGGCTCACGCCGCCGTGCTGCAGGCGCACGCCGCGCCCGGGGACCTGGCGTTAGCCCAACAGCTGGCCGACCTGAGCCTCGAGGAGCTGGGCAACCTGGAGGTGACTTCGGTGTCGGGACGGGCCGAGAACCTGCAACGCGCCGCCGCCTCCATTTTCGTCATCACCGCGCAGGACATCAGGCGCTCCGGCGCGACCTCGCTTCCCGGGGCCCTGCGCCTCGCGCCGAACCTGCAGGTCGCGCAGACCAGCGCGGGGCAATGGGCCATCAGCGCCCGCGGCTTCCAGGACCTCATCGCGAACAAGCTGCTCGTCCTGATCGACGGCCGGACCATCTATTCAGCGCTCTTTGCTGGCGTGTTCTGGGATGCGAACGACGTGGTGCTGGAGGATGTCGAGCGCATCGAGGTCATTAGCGGCCCCGGCGGCACCATCTGGGGCGCCAACGCCGTGAACGGGGTCATCAATGTCGTCACCCGCAGGTCCACGGACACGCAGGGGACGCTGCTCTCGGTGACCCGGTCGGGCCAGGGCGGCCGCGAAGTGGCGCGATGGGGCACCGCCCTGGGCGAGTCGGGCCACCTGCGCATCTACGGCCTGGCCGTGGACCGGGGAAATACCAGGCTGCCGAGCGGTATTGCCTTGGCCGACGCGAGCAGCCGCAACCAGGTCGGCTTCAGGGGGGATTGGGGGTGGGGCCCTTCGACGCTGACAGTCCAGGGCGACGCGTACAGGGGTGGCGATACGCCGGCAAATTCGCTGGCGCCGCTCATCCACGGCGGCAACCTCCAGGCGCGGTGGCGCAGCACCTTCGCCGACGGCTCAGCGTATACGGTGCAAGCCATCCACGACGTGGCGAATCGCGACGACGTGGACCTCTTCATCAATCGCGTCGCCACCACGGATCTGCAATTCAGCCATGAAGCCAAGGTGCCGGTGGGCCAGCTGCTGTGGGGCGCGGGATATCGAAGCGCCCGGGACACCAGTGCGCCGACCGCACTCGTGCTGTTCAACCCCGTCGAACGCAAGCTCGCGTGGACCAACGTGTTCGCCCAGTACCAGTGGCCCCTGGCCCGGCAGCTGCAGTTGACGGCGGGCCTCAAGCTCGAGCGCAACAGCTATACGGGCGTCGAACAACTGCCCAGCCTGCGCCTCGCGTGGGAACACTCCGAAACCGCCACGACGTGGGCGGCCGCCTCGCGGGCGGTGCGAGCGCCCGCGCGAATCGACCGGGACTTCTATTTCCCCGGCGCCGCGCCCTTCGTCATCGCCGGTGGCCCCAACTTCCAGTCGGAAGTTGCCAATGTCTACGAGCTGGGGCATCGCGCCCAGCCCAGCAAGAACCTGCAATGGTCGGGCACGCTCTTTCGCGACGAGTACAAGGGCCTGCGCAGCGGCTTGCCCGGCCAGCCGCTGCCCAACACCGTGGAGAATCTCGTGCAGGGCCACATCCACGGCCTCGAAGCCTGGGGGGCCTGGCAGGCGACCCCGACCTGGCGGCTGGCCGGCGGTTTCCTGGCGATGCAGAAGCGGCTTCACTATTGCTGCGGGATCAGCCCGGCCACGACGGACTTCCCGGGCCTGGGCGTGGACGCGAGCACGCAGTGGTCGCTGCGTTCGAGCCACGATTTCGGCCACCAGGTCGAGCTGGACCTGATGGTCCGCCGGGTGGGTGCGCTCTCCGGCACGGTGCCGTCGTACATCTCGCTGGACGCACAGCTTGCCCGGCAGGTCAGCCCGCAGCTGCGGGTCGCCCTGATCGCGCGCAACCTGTTCAACCCGCGCCATGTGGAGTACCTCAGCACCGGCTCGGGCGGCGCCCCGGACAGCCAGTTCGGGCGGCGCTGGATGCTGCAGGCCCGCTGGGACCTCTAG
- a CDS encoding M15 family metallopeptidase gives MRCEDIHGHADFRRLSSIEGIAVDLRYAGTDNFVGRDMYGTLDCAWLHRLAAAGIERAVARLAREAPGHRLLILDALRPHRVQVVLWDHLDGTDLRQYVADPARGSIHSFGMALDATLLDPQGRELDMGSGFDEMTPMSHPKLEARHLAEGTLTPAQHANRLLLRNALLHSGFNGIDNEWWHFDMLDREHVRAHFTRVD, from the coding sequence ATGCGCTGCGAGGACATCCACGGCCACGCCGACTTCAGGCGGCTGTCCTCGATCGAGGGCATCGCGGTGGACCTGCGCTATGCCGGCACCGACAACTTCGTCGGGCGGGACATGTACGGCACGCTCGACTGCGCCTGGCTGCACCGCCTCGCCGCGGCGGGCATCGAGCGCGCGGTGGCCCGGCTCGCCCGCGAGGCGCCCGGCCACCGCCTGCTGATCCTCGACGCGTTGCGGCCTCACCGCGTGCAGGTCGTGCTGTGGGACCACCTCGACGGCACGGACCTGCGCCAGTACGTTGCCGATCCCGCGCGGGGATCCATCCATTCCTTCGGCATGGCGCTCGATGCGACGCTGCTCGACCCGCAAGGCCGCGAGCTGGACATGGGCAGCGGCTTCGACGAGATGACGCCGATGTCGCACCCGAAGTTGGAGGCACGGCACCTGGCCGAGGGCACGCTCACCCCGGCGCAACACGCGAACCGGCTGCTGCTGCGCAATGCCTTGCTTCACAGCGGGTTCAACGGCATCGACAACGAGTGGTGGCACTTCGACATGCTCGATCGCGAGCACGTGCGGGCGCACTTCACCCGGGTCGACTGA
- a CDS encoding cupin domain-containing protein has product MSIDDRVINIDELQLEHFQQGDKFESRSARVGPRLGAKDLGYSYDVLPPGKTGCPFHSHHAEEEMFFIVSGSGLLRYGTQTRKIRAGDFIACPTGGADTAHQIINDSDAPLAFVSVSTMKPAEVCEYPDSGKIGAFGSGAVRHLTRTSQALDYWDGE; this is encoded by the coding sequence ATGTCCATCGACGACCGCGTCATCAACATCGACGAGCTGCAGCTCGAGCATTTCCAGCAGGGCGACAAGTTCGAGTCGCGCAGCGCGCGCGTAGGCCCGCGCCTCGGCGCCAAAGATCTCGGCTACTCCTATGACGTCCTGCCGCCCGGCAAGACGGGTTGCCCGTTCCACAGCCACCACGCCGAGGAAGAAATGTTCTTCATCGTCAGCGGCTCGGGGTTGCTGCGCTACGGCACGCAGACGCGCAAGATCCGTGCGGGCGATTTCATCGCCTGCCCCACGGGCGGCGCCGACACCGCGCACCAGATCATCAATGACTCCGATGCGCCGCTCGCCTTCGTGTCCGTGAGCACGATGAAGCCCGCCGAGGTCTGCGAATACCCCGACTCGGGCAAGATCGGCGCGTTCGGCAGCGGCGCGGTGCGCCACCTCACGCGCACGTCCCAGGCGCTCGACTACTGGGACGGCGAGTAG
- a CDS encoding Type 1 glutamine amidotransferase-like domain-containing protein, with product MKLLLTSAGVKNESIRRALVALLGKPIAECHALCIPTAGYGHPHVSPAAAFRFVSGQEPRCPMVELGWKSVGLLELTALPSIPRDRWTAWVRDADVLLANGGDAVYLAHWLRESGLAAMLPALRDKVWMGLSAGSMAMTPRVGEDFVEMKPPITGDDKGLGIVGFSIFPHLDMPGSPGNSMASAERWAAGLGNPSYAIDDQTAIQVVEGKAEVISEGNWRHFAA from the coding sequence ATGAAACTGCTGCTGACCTCCGCGGGCGTGAAGAACGAGAGCATCCGCCGCGCCCTCGTCGCGCTGCTCGGCAAGCCCATCGCCGAATGCCATGCGCTGTGCATCCCCACGGCCGGGTACGGCCATCCCCACGTGAGCCCGGCGGCGGCTTTCCGCTTCGTCAGCGGGCAGGAGCCGCGCTGCCCGATGGTGGAGCTCGGCTGGAAGTCCGTGGGCCTGCTCGAGCTGACGGCGCTGCCCTCGATCCCCCGGGACCGGTGGACCGCTTGGGTGCGCGACGCCGACGTGCTGCTGGCCAATGGCGGCGACGCCGTCTACCTCGCGCACTGGCTGCGCGAGTCGGGCCTGGCCGCCATGCTGCCCGCGCTGCGCGACAAGGTGTGGATGGGCCTCAGCGCCGGCAGCATGGCGATGACCCCGCGCGTGGGGGAAGACTTCGTCGAGATGAAGCCGCCGATCACCGGCGACGACAAGGGCCTGGGCATCGTGGGCTTTTCCATCTTCCCGCACCTGGACATGCCCGGCTCGCCGGGGAACTCCATGGCGAGCGCCGAGCGCTGGGCCGCAGGGCTGGGCAACCCGTCCTACGCCATCGACGACCAGACGGCCATCCAGGTGGTGGAGGGGAAGGCGGAGGTGATCTCGGAAGGGAACTGGAGGCACTTCGCCGCCTGA
- a CDS encoding aldo/keto reductase yields the protein MKHLTLPCGESVAALGQGTWRIGDDPARRREEIECLRRGIDLGLTLIDTAEMYGDGRSEALVGEAIDGRRDEVFLVSKVYPHNASRRAMQRSCDDSLRRLRVDAIDLYLLHWPGNVPLAETVEAFEALRRAGKIRHWGVSNVDLSLMGELHALPGGAAVQTDQVLYNLARRGVEWDLLPWLRERRIPVMAYSPLDEGRLVRRRGLVEFGQRHGMTPAQAAIAWLLARDGVIAIPKTGSRRRLEENALAIEHPLTTAQLEELDALFPPPKRATPLEMI from the coding sequence ATGAAACACCTCACCCTCCCCTGCGGCGAATCCGTCGCGGCCCTTGGACAGGGCACCTGGCGCATCGGCGACGACCCGGCCCGGCGGCGCGAGGAAATCGAATGCCTGCGGCGCGGCATCGACCTGGGCCTCACGCTCATCGATACCGCCGAGATGTATGGGGACGGGCGTTCGGAGGCTCTGGTGGGCGAGGCGATCGACGGGCGGCGCGACGAGGTGTTCCTCGTCAGCAAGGTCTACCCGCACAACGCGTCGCGCCGCGCGATGCAGCGCTCCTGCGACGACAGCCTGAGGCGCCTGCGCGTCGACGCGATCGACCTGTACCTGCTGCATTGGCCGGGCAACGTGCCGCTCGCGGAAACGGTGGAGGCCTTCGAGGCCCTGCGGCGCGCCGGCAAGATCCGCCACTGGGGCGTGAGCAATGTCGACCTTTCGCTCATGGGCGAGCTGCACGCGCTGCCCGGCGGCGCCGCGGTGCAAACGGACCAGGTGCTCTACAACCTCGCGCGGCGCGGCGTCGAATGGGACCTGCTGCCGTGGCTGCGCGAACGCCGCATCCCCGTGATGGCTTACTCGCCGCTGGACGAAGGACGGCTGGTGCGGCGGCGCGGGCTCGTGGAGTTTGGGCAGCGCCATGGCATGACCCCGGCGCAAGCGGCCATCGCGTGGTTGCTCGCCCGGGACGGCGTGATCGCCATCCCCAAGACCGGCAGCCGCCGACGGCTCGAGGAGAACGCGCTCGCCATCGAACATCCACTGACGACCGCGCAGCTGGAAGAACTCGACGCGCTGTTCCCGCCGCCCAAGCGCGCGACGCCGCTCGAGATGATCTGA